From Eptesicus fuscus isolate TK198812 chromosome 13, DD_ASM_mEF_20220401, whole genome shotgun sequence, the proteins below share one genomic window:
- the LOC103304132 gene encoding olfactory receptor 51G2-like — protein sequence MSDSNYTGTSFFLTGLPGLEAVHTWLSIPLCAMYVASLTGNSLILWVVRSEPSLHQPMYYFLSMLAVTDLGLSASTLPSMLTIYMLGLREVALDVCLAQLFFIHTFSIMESSVLLTMAFDRVVAISNPLRYSTILTSPRVASLGVAIMVRGIGLHIPAPIMLKKLPYCRNRLLSHSYCLHPDVMKLACADTHINSAYGLFVVLSTLGVDAVLIVLSYVLILHTVLSIASKAERLKALNTCVSHICSVLLFYTPMIGLSMIHRFGRWASPCSRVLLSYLHFLTPPVLNPVVYTIKTKQIRLRMLRLFRSDGAGIRDPQDH from the coding sequence ATGTCAGACTCCAACTACACTGGCACCTCCTTCTTCCTAACAGGCCTCCCAGGCCTTGAAGCTGTGCACACCTGGCTCTCCATCCCTCTTTGTGCCATGTATGTGGCATCTTTGACAGGGAACAGCCTGATCCTGTGGGTGGTGAGGTCAGAGCCCTCCCTGCACCAGCCCATGTACTACTTCCTGTCCATGCTGGCGGTGACTGACCTAGGACTATCTGCTTCCACACTGCCCTCCATGCTCACCATCTACATGCTGGGTCTCAGGGAGGTAGCACTGGATGTATGCTTGGCCCAGCTGTTCTTCATCCACACTTTCTCCATCATGGAGTCCTCTGTGCTGCTGACCATGGCCTTTGACCGTGTTGTGGCCATCAGCAACCCCCTGCGCTATAGCACCATCCTCACGAGTCCCCGCGTTGCCAGCTTGGGCGTGGCCATCATGGTGCGCGGCATCGGTCTCCACATCCCAGCCCCCATCATGCTGAAGAAACTGCCTTACTGCCGCAATCGCCTGCTTTCCCACTCCTACTGCCTGCACCCCGATGTCATGAAGCTGGCCTGTGCTGACACCCACATCAACAGCGCCTATGGTCTCTTCGTAGTGCTCTCCACGCTGGGTGTGGATGCCGTGCTCATCGTCCTCTCCTATGTGCTGATCCTCCACACAGTGCTGTCCATTGCCTCCAAGGCAGAGCGCCTCAAAGCCCTCAACACGTGTGTCTCCCACATCTGTTCTGTGCTGCTTTTCTACACACCTATGATTGGTCTGTCCATGATTCACAGATTTGGGAGGTGGGCTTCCCCATGCAGTCGTGTACTACTCTCCTATCTCCACTTTCTCACACCTCCGGTGCTCAATCCCGTGGTTTACACCATTAAGACCAAGCAGATCCGATTAAGGATGCTGCGCCTATTCCGGTCAGATGGAGCTGGCATCAGAGACCCTCAAGATCATTAA
- the LOC103304131 gene encoding olfactory receptor 51G2-like codes for MEIPSNNNASSFFFVLMDLPGLESAHCWTAIPICLIYGLSLLGNIIIMYIVKSVPSLHTPMYLFLSMLSVADLGLSASTLPSMAAVFLLGQRKVGAATCFVQLFFIHTFSVIESAVLLAMAFDRCVAIREPLRYATILTTQRIGAIGLAIVTRSAALHLPLPVLLGRLQFQPVNALSHSYCVHPDVVRLARSSTLVNSGFGLFVMLSTLGTDAVLILLSYVLILKTVLSIASNAGRLKAFNTCISHICSVLLFYTPLVSLSMIHRFGKKKLPVQVYMLLSYLHFLVPPMLNPIVYSIKTKEIRVRILKLLHLKKL; via the coding sequence ATGGAAATTCCTAGCAATAATAATGCCAGCAGCTTCTTCTTCGTACTGATGGATCTCCCAGGACTAGAGAGTGCTCACTGCTGGACAGCTATTCCTATCTGCCTTATCTATGGTCTCTCTTTGCTGGGCAACATCATCATAATGTACATTGTCAAGTCTGTGCCCAGCCTTCACACACCCATGTACCTCTTCCTTTCCATGCTTTCAGTGGCTGACTTGGGCCTTTCAGCTTCTACACTGCCTTCAATGGCAGCCGTGTTTCTCCTAGGCCAGAGGAAGGTGGGAGCTGCAACCTGCTTTGTGCAACTCTTCTTCATTCACACTTTCTCAGTCATTGAGTCAGCTGTGCTGTTGGCCATGGCTTTTGACCGCTGTGTGGCTATCCGAGAGCCCTTACGCTATGCCACCATTCTCACAACCCAGCGCATTGGGGCCATTGGGCTGGCCATTGTGACCCGCAGTGCTGCCCTTCATCTGCCCCTGCCTGTACTCCTTGGAAGACTTCAGTTCCAGCCTGTGAATGCTCTGTCTCATTCTTATTGTGTTCACCCTGATGTTGTAAGGCTGGCCAGGTCCAGCACTCTTGTGAACAGTGGCTTTGGGCTCTTCGTCATGCTTTCCACATTGGGGACAGATGCTGTGCTCATTCTCCTCTCCTATGTGCTGATCTTGAAGACAGTATTAAGCATTGCTTCCAATGCTGGGCGACTCAAAGCCTTCAACACCTGCATTTCCCATATCTGTTCTGTACTTCTCTTTTATACCCCACTAGTCAGCCTGTCCATGATCCATCGCTTTGGGAAAAAGAAACTACCAGTTCAGGTATACATGCTTCTCTCCTATCTGCACTTTCTTGTACCTCCAATGCTCAACCCAATTGTCTACAGTATAAAAACCAAAGAGATTCGGGTACGCATTCTGAAGCTGCTCCACCTGAAAAAGCTTTGA